The following are encoded together in the Xanthomonas sacchari genome:
- the ybgC gene encoding tol-pal system-associated acyl-CoA thioesterase: MDPNTPPSGESPFPNPQSPRLFSWPTRVYWEDTDAGGVVYHARYVAFLERARTEWLRALGYGQERLRLQHDLVFAVRAMQLDFLRPARLDDSLQVGVALSHCKRASLVFAQSIRRDDGELLLRAQVRVAALSAGSFRPRGMDDALHDALKVLEITEAELLRNDG; the protein is encoded by the coding sequence ATCGACCCGAATACGCCGCCGTCCGGCGAATCCCCATTCCCGAATCCCCAATCCCCGCGTCTATTCAGTTGGCCGACACGCGTCTACTGGGAAGATACCGACGCCGGTGGCGTGGTCTACCACGCGCGCTACGTGGCCTTCCTGGAGCGGGCGCGCACGGAGTGGTTGCGGGCACTGGGGTATGGTCAGGAGCGTCTGCGCCTGCAACACGATCTGGTGTTCGCGGTGCGCGCGATGCAGCTCGACTTCCTGCGCCCGGCACGCCTGGACGATTCCCTGCAGGTCGGCGTCGCGCTGTCGCACTGCAAGCGCGCCAGCCTGGTGTTCGCGCAGTCGATCCGCCGCGACGACGGGGAGCTGCTGTTGCGCGCGCAGGTGCGGGTGGCGGCGCTCAGCGCCGGCAGCTTCCGCCCGCGCGGCATGGACGACGCGCTGCACGATGCATTGAAAGTTCTTGAAATCACTGAAGCCGAATTACTGAGGAACGACGGATGA
- the ruvB gene encoding Holliday junction branch migration DNA helicase RuvB translates to MDRIIASSATREDEAAEASIRPKRLDDYLGQQPVREQLSIYIEAAKARGEAMDHVLIFGPPGLGKTTLSHVIANELGVNLRVTSGPVIEKAGDLAALLTNLQPHDVLFIDEIHRLSPVVEEVLYPAMEDFQIDIMIGEGPAARSIKIDLPPFTLIGATTRAGLLTAPLRDRFGIVQRLAFYTPDELAQIVRRSASILGIACNADGCAEIARRARGTPRIANRLLRRVRDFAQVRAGGQIDLAVAQAATQMLKVDAEGFDELDRRMLRTIIEYFDGGPVGVESLAASLSEERGTLEDVIEPYLIQQGYLIRTARGRMATNKAYLHLGLQPKRDSGLGIGDTGALF, encoded by the coding sequence ATGGACCGCATCATCGCCAGCAGCGCCACCCGCGAGGATGAGGCGGCCGAGGCCAGCATCCGCCCCAAGCGGCTGGACGACTACCTCGGCCAGCAGCCGGTGCGCGAGCAGCTGTCGATCTACATCGAGGCGGCCAAGGCGCGCGGGGAGGCGATGGACCATGTGCTGATCTTCGGGCCGCCGGGCCTGGGCAAGACCACGCTCAGCCACGTCATCGCCAACGAGTTGGGGGTCAACCTGCGGGTCACCTCCGGCCCGGTGATCGAGAAGGCCGGCGACCTGGCCGCGCTGCTGACCAACCTGCAGCCGCACGACGTGCTGTTCATCGACGAGATCCACCGCCTGTCGCCGGTGGTCGAGGAAGTGCTGTATCCGGCGATGGAAGACTTCCAGATCGACATCATGATCGGCGAGGGCCCGGCCGCGCGCTCGATCAAGATCGACCTGCCGCCGTTCACCCTGATCGGCGCCACCACCCGCGCCGGCCTGCTGACCGCGCCCTTGCGCGACCGCTTCGGCATCGTCCAGCGCCTGGCCTTCTACACCCCGGACGAGCTGGCGCAGATCGTGCGCCGCTCCGCCAGCATCCTCGGCATCGCCTGCAACGCCGACGGCTGCGCCGAGATCGCGCGCCGCGCGCGCGGCACCCCGCGCATCGCCAATCGCCTGCTGCGGCGGGTCCGTGACTTCGCCCAGGTCCGCGCCGGCGGGCAGATCGACCTGGCGGTGGCCCAGGCCGCCACGCAGATGCTCAAGGTCGACGCCGAGGGCTTCGACGAACTGGACCGGCGCATGCTGCGCACCATCATCGAGTACTTCGACGGCGGCCCGGTCGGCGTCGAGTCGCTGGCCGCCTCGCTGTCGGAGGAGCGCGGCACCCTGGAGGACGTGATCGAGCCCTACCTGATCCAGCAGGGCTACCTGATCCGCACCGCCCGCGGCCGCATGGCGACCAACAAGGCCTATCTGCACCTGGGCTTGCAGCCCAAGCGGGATTCGGGATTGGGGATTGGGGATACAGGAGCGCTGTTTTGA
- a CDS encoding potassium transporter Kup, with the protein MLTAIGVVFGDIGTSPLYTLKEAFSPHYGLTPDHDTVLGILSLVFWALMLVVTVKYVTVIMRADNDGEGGIMALTALAQRTLPGGSRSMYVVGILGIFGASLFFGDGVITPAISVLSAVEGLEVAAPKLEPFVVPITLVVLGMLFMAQRYGTERVGKAFGPITLVWFVALGAIGVYNMARAPEVLHALNPWWGVRFFAEHNWHAVFVLGAVVLAVTGGEALYADMGHFGAKAIRRSWQCVVLPMLTLTYLGQGALVLRDPAAVSNPFYEAVPEWALYPMIVLATAATVIASQALITGAYSVASQAMQLGYIPRMHIRHTSHSTIGQIYVPAVNWCLLALVVVAVIGFGDSTSLATAYGVSVTGTMLITTVLMVIYARANPRVPAPLLWLFALVFLAVDCAFFYANIIKFLDGAWFPLLLGLILFTLMRTWRRGRKLLHDEIRKDGIKLDTFLPGLMLAPPVRVPGTAVFLTADPMVVPHALMHNLKHNKVLHERNVFLTVETLQVPYAAAGQRLKIDAIGDEFYRVYVRFGFMETPDVPLALMRSCDQGGIYFDPMDTTYFASRETIVASANRGMPIWRDKLFAVMHRNAAPATGFFRIPGNRLVELGAQVEI; encoded by the coding sequence ATGCTGACCGCCATCGGCGTGGTCTTCGGCGACATCGGCACCAGTCCGCTGTACACGCTCAAGGAGGCGTTCTCGCCGCACTACGGGCTGACCCCGGACCACGACACCGTGCTGGGCATCCTGTCGCTGGTGTTCTGGGCGCTGATGCTGGTGGTCACGGTCAAGTACGTCACCGTGATCATGCGCGCCGACAACGACGGCGAGGGCGGCATCATGGCGCTGACCGCGCTGGCGCAGCGGACCCTGCCGGGTGGCTCGCGCTCGATGTACGTGGTCGGCATCCTCGGCATCTTCGGCGCCTCGCTGTTCTTCGGCGACGGCGTCATCACCCCGGCCATCTCGGTGCTGTCGGCGGTGGAAGGCCTGGAGGTGGCCGCGCCCAAGCTGGAGCCGTTCGTGGTGCCGATCACCCTGGTGGTGCTGGGGATGCTGTTCATGGCCCAGCGCTACGGCACCGAGCGGGTCGGCAAGGCGTTCGGGCCGATCACCCTGGTCTGGTTCGTGGCGCTGGGCGCGATCGGCGTCTACAACATGGCGCGCGCGCCGGAAGTGCTGCATGCGTTGAACCCCTGGTGGGGCGTGCGCTTCTTCGCCGAACACAACTGGCACGCGGTGTTCGTGCTCGGCGCGGTGGTGCTGGCGGTGACCGGTGGCGAGGCACTGTACGCGGACATGGGCCATTTCGGCGCCAAGGCGATCCGCCGCTCCTGGCAGTGCGTGGTGCTGCCGATGCTGACCCTGACCTACCTGGGGCAGGGCGCGCTGGTGCTGCGCGACCCGGCCGCGGTCAGCAACCCGTTCTACGAGGCGGTGCCGGAGTGGGCGCTGTACCCGATGATCGTGCTGGCCACCGCGGCCACGGTGATCGCCTCGCAGGCGCTGATCACCGGCGCCTACTCGGTGGCCAGCCAGGCCATGCAATTGGGCTACATCCCGCGCATGCACATCCGCCACACCTCGCACTCCACCATCGGCCAGATCTACGTGCCGGCGGTGAACTGGTGCCTGCTGGCGCTGGTGGTGGTGGCGGTGATCGGCTTCGGCGACTCCACCTCGCTGGCCACTGCCTACGGCGTCTCCGTGACCGGCACCATGCTGATCACCACCGTGCTGATGGTGATCTACGCGCGCGCCAACCCGCGCGTGCCGGCACCGCTGCTGTGGCTGTTCGCGCTGGTGTTCCTGGCGGTGGACTGCGCGTTCTTCTACGCCAACATCATCAAGTTCCTGGACGGCGCCTGGTTCCCGCTGCTGCTGGGCCTGATCCTGTTCACCCTGATGCGCACCTGGCGCCGCGGCCGCAAGCTGCTGCACGACGAGATCCGCAAGGACGGCATCAAGCTCGACACCTTCCTGCCCGGGCTGATGCTGGCGCCGCCGGTGCGCGTGCCCGGCACCGCGGTGTTCCTGACCGCCGACCCGATGGTCGTGCCGCACGCGCTGATGCACAACCTCAAGCACAACAAGGTGCTGCACGAGCGCAACGTGTTCCTGACCGTGGAGACCCTGCAGGTGCCGTATGCGGCGGCCGGGCAGCGGTTGAAGATCGACGCGATCGGCGACGAGTTCTACCGCGTCTACGTGCGCTTCGGCTTCATGGAGACCCCGGACGTGCCGCTGGCGCTGATGCGCTCCTGCGACCAGGGCGGGATCTACTTCGACCCCATGGACACCACCTATTTCGCCAGCCGCGAGACCATCGTGGCCAGCGCCAACCGCGGCATGCCGATCTGGCGCGACAAGCTGTTCGCGGTCATGCACCGCAACGCCGCCCCCGCCACCGGCTTCTTCCGCATCCCCGGCAACCGCCTGGTGGAACTGGGCGCGCAGGTGGAGATCTGA
- the ruvA gene encoding Holliday junction branch migration protein RuvA, with translation MIGRLRGILAYKQPPWLVIDVGGVGYELEAPMSTFYDLPDVGRDVILFTHYAQKEDSVSLYGFLREGERRLFRDVQRVSGIGAKIALAVLSGVSVDEFARLITAADVTALTRIPGIGKKTAERMVVELRDRAADFSGGAPVTGQLGTDAVSEATVALQQLGYKPAEAAKMARDAAADGDEVATVIRKALQAALR, from the coding sequence ATGATCGGCCGTCTGCGCGGGATCCTGGCCTACAAGCAGCCGCCGTGGCTGGTGATCGACGTGGGTGGGGTGGGGTATGAGCTGGAGGCGCCGATGAGCACCTTCTACGACCTGCCCGACGTCGGCCGCGACGTCATCCTGTTCACCCACTATGCGCAGAAGGAGGACAGCGTGTCGCTGTACGGCTTCCTGCGCGAGGGCGAGCGGCGCCTGTTCCGCGACGTGCAGCGGGTCAGCGGCATCGGCGCGAAGATCGCGCTGGCGGTGCTGTCCGGGGTCAGCGTGGATGAATTCGCGCGGCTGATCACCGCCGCCGACGTCACCGCGCTGACCCGCATCCCCGGCATCGGCAAGAAGACCGCCGAGCGCATGGTGGTGGAGCTGCGCGACCGCGCGGCCGACTTCAGCGGCGGCGCGCCGGTCACCGGGCAACTGGGCACCGACGCGGTGTCCGAGGCCACGGTGGCGCTGCAGCAGCTCGGCTACAAGCCGGCCGAGGCGGCGAAGATGGCGCGCGACGCCGCCGCCGACGGCGACGAGGTCGCCACGGTGATCCGCAAGGCCCTGCAGGCGGCGCTGCGCTGA
- the ruvC gene encoding crossover junction endodeoxyribonuclease RuvC yields the protein MAATGISARTGAAFPIPDSRIPNPGSTRILGIDPGSQRTGVGIIDVDAAGRTRHVHHAPLVLLGEGDFALRLKRLLHGLDALIEEYRPHEVAIERVFMGKSADAALKLGHARGAAICAAVLRELPVHEYAAKEIKLAVVGKGAAEKQQVQHMVGLMLSLTGKLQADAADALAVAITHAHVRATAQRLGVSTQQAWSRK from the coding sequence ATGGCTGCCACGGGCATCTCTGCCCGCACGGGCGCTGCTTTCCCGATTCCCGATTCCCGAATCCCCAATCCCGGCTCCACCCGCATCCTCGGCATCGACCCCGGCTCGCAGCGCACCGGCGTGGGCATCATCGACGTGGATGCGGCCGGCCGTACCCGGCACGTGCACCATGCGCCGCTGGTGTTGCTGGGTGAGGGCGATTTCGCCCTGCGGCTCAAGCGCCTGCTGCACGGGCTGGACGCGCTGATCGAGGAATACCGGCCGCATGAAGTGGCGATCGAGCGGGTGTTCATGGGCAAGAGCGCCGACGCGGCGCTGAAGCTCGGCCATGCCCGCGGCGCGGCGATCTGCGCGGCGGTGCTGCGCGAACTGCCGGTGCACGAGTACGCCGCCAAGGAGATCAAGCTCGCCGTGGTCGGCAAGGGCGCGGCGGAGAAGCAACAAGTGCAACACATGGTCGGTCTCATGCTGAGCCTGACCGGCAAACTTCAGGCCGACGCCGCCGACGCACTGGCCGTCGCCATCACCCATGCCCACGTGCGCGCCACCGCGCAGCGCCTGGGCGTCAGCACGCAGCAGGCGTGGAGTAGAAAATGA
- a CDS encoding YebC/PmpR family DNA-binding transcriptional regulator, translating into MGRGPSIEARKNASDAKRGKIFTKIIREIGVAARAGGGDPSNNPRLRVAMDKGLASNMSKDVIERAIKKATGELEGVEYEEVRYEGYAPGGVAVIVDCLTDNRVRTVADVRHAFSKCGGNMGTDGSVAFMFKRLGVLSFAAGADEEKITEAAIEAGADDIVVYPEDGAIDVLTAPEAFQAVKDAMDAAGLAADHAEITFRADNDIAVDGDTAVQVRKLLDMLEDLDDVQNVYSNVDQAALSDGG; encoded by the coding sequence ATGGGTAGAGGCCCCTCGATCGAAGCCCGCAAGAACGCATCCGATGCGAAGCGCGGCAAGATTTTCACCAAGATCATCCGCGAGATCGGCGTCGCCGCGCGCGCCGGCGGCGGCGATCCGTCCAACAACCCGCGGCTGCGCGTGGCGATGGACAAGGGGCTGGCCTCCAACATGTCCAAGGACGTGATCGAGCGCGCGATCAAGAAGGCCACCGGCGAACTGGAAGGCGTGGAGTACGAGGAAGTGCGCTACGAGGGCTATGCCCCGGGCGGCGTCGCAGTGATCGTCGACTGCCTGACCGACAATCGCGTGCGCACCGTGGCCGACGTGCGTCACGCCTTCAGCAAGTGCGGCGGCAACATGGGCACCGACGGCTCGGTGGCCTTCATGTTCAAGCGCCTGGGCGTGCTCAGCTTCGCCGCCGGCGCCGATGAGGAGAAGATCACCGAGGCGGCGATCGAGGCCGGTGCCGACGACATCGTGGTCTACCCCGAGGACGGCGCGATCGACGTGCTGACCGCACCGGAGGCGTTCCAGGCGGTCAAGGACGCCATGGACGCGGCCGGCCTGGCTGCCGACCACGCCGAAATCACCTTCCGCGCCGACAACGACATCGCCGTGGACGGCGACACCGCAGTGCAGGTGCGCAAGCTGCTGGACATGCTGGAAGACCTGGACGACGTGCAGAACGTCTATTCCAACGTGGACCAGGCCGCGCTGAGTGACGGGGGCTGA
- a CDS encoding triacylglycerol lipase, whose amino-acid sequence MAAAPQVLLLHGIWNARPWLLPLALRLRHEGWRVASFGYSTAFGGAEAALPRLHVRIERMADAGPVALVGHSLGGLIALQALQQAPALPVTRVVCLGSPLAGSAAARALAQRRLGRALGRSAALLQRGVARWDGAAEVGMIAGTVARGLGARFAALGPASDGSVALAETRVPGLGDHCQVRASHSGLLFSVEAARQTAAFLRDGRFAA is encoded by the coding sequence ATGGCCGCCGCGCCGCAGGTGCTGTTGCTGCATGGCATCTGGAACGCGCGGCCGTGGCTGCTGCCGCTGGCGCTGCGCCTGCGCCACGAGGGCTGGCGCGTCGCCAGCTTCGGCTATTCGACCGCCTTCGGCGGTGCCGAAGCCGCGCTTCCACGGCTGCACGTCCGCATCGAACGTATGGCCGACGCCGGTCCGGTGGCGTTGGTTGGGCATAGTCTCGGCGGCCTGATTGCGTTGCAGGCCTTGCAGCAGGCGCCGGCGCTGCCGGTGACCCGGGTGGTGTGCCTGGGCAGCCCCTTGGCCGGCAGTGCCGCTGCGCGCGCCCTGGCGCAACGGCGGCTCGGGCGGGCGCTGGGCCGCAGTGCGGCGCTGTTGCAGCGGGGCGTGGCGCGTTGGGACGGGGCGGCCGAGGTCGGCATGATCGCCGGCACGGTGGCCCGCGGCCTCGGCGCGCGCTTTGCCGCGCTCGGGCCGGCGTCCGACGGCAGCGTGGCGCTGGCCGAGACCCGCGTGCCTGGCCTGGGCGATCACTGCCAGGTCCGCGCCAGCCACAGCGGCCTGCTGTTCTCGGTGGAGGCCGCGCGGCAGACCGCGGCGTTCCTGCGCGACGGCCGCTTCGCCGCCTGA
- a CDS encoding I78 family peptidase inhibitor: protein MFRPWMGIAAVLPLLAACAPPAKLQPASGGPSVQGDGRCNVEAVAWAVGQEATQATMSRVWKESGAGVVRPIAPGQAVTRDLRLDRLNVFLDGSNHIVRTTCG, encoded by the coding sequence ATGTTCCGACCGTGGATGGGAATCGCCGCCGTGTTGCCGCTGCTGGCCGCGTGCGCGCCACCGGCCAAGTTGCAGCCGGCCAGTGGCGGGCCGAGCGTGCAAGGCGATGGCCGCTGCAACGTCGAGGCCGTGGCCTGGGCGGTGGGCCAGGAGGCCACCCAGGCAACCATGAGCCGGGTCTGGAAGGAGAGCGGGGCCGGCGTGGTGCGGCCGATCGCGCCGGGCCAGGCGGTGACCCGCGACCTGCGCCTGGACCGGCTCAACGTGTTCCTGGATGGCAGCAATCACATCGTCCGCACCACCTGCGGCTGA
- a CDS encoding GNAT family N-acetyltransferase → MLIRRATPDDAAAVTRIATATFCETFGHLYPAQDLQAFLDEAYSIERAQVVLAHPDYAIWLVEHDGEVVGHAAAGPCGLPHAEVTPGDGELKRLYLLRAHQNGGWGGRLFDTALAWLERNGPRTLWVGVWSENLGAQRFYARYGFEKVGTYEFPVGQVRDLEFILRRPSRAA, encoded by the coding sequence GTGCTGATTCGTCGCGCCACGCCGGACGATGCCGCGGCGGTGACCCGCATCGCCACGGCCACGTTCTGCGAAACCTTCGGCCATCTTTACCCTGCGCAGGATCTGCAGGCCTTCCTCGACGAAGCCTATTCGATCGAGCGCGCGCAGGTGGTGCTGGCGCATCCGGACTACGCGATCTGGCTGGTCGAGCATGACGGCGAGGTGGTGGGACACGCCGCCGCCGGCCCCTGCGGTCTGCCGCATGCCGAGGTGACGCCTGGCGATGGCGAACTGAAACGGCTGTACCTGCTGCGCGCGCACCAGAACGGCGGCTGGGGCGGTCGCTTGTTCGACACCGCCCTGGCCTGGCTGGAGCGCAACGGCCCGCGCACGCTGTGGGTCGGCGTGTGGTCGGAAAACTTGGGCGCGCAGCGCTTCTACGCGCGCTACGGCTTCGAGAAGGTCGGCACCTACGAGTTCCCGGTGGGGCAGGTGCGCGATCTCGAATTCATCCTGCGCCGGCCGTCACGCGCGGCCTGA